Proteins from one Enoplosus armatus isolate fEnoArm2 chromosome 4, fEnoArm2.hap1, whole genome shotgun sequence genomic window:
- the arrdc3a gene encoding arrestin domain-containing protein 3a isoform X2 yields MVLGKVKSFTVSYDCLNDSNVPVFSSGDCVSGRVIIEVTGEIRVKSLKIHAKGFAKVRWTESRNAGSNTAYTQNYTEEVEYLNHKDILIGHERGLTTIHSGRHEYAFSLELPQTPLATSFEGKHGSVRYWVKAELHRPWLLPMKTKKEFTVFEHIDINTPLLLSPQAGTKDKTLCCWFCTSGPISLSAKIERKGYTPGESIQIFAEIENCSSRMVVPKAAIYQTQTFYAKGKMKEVKQLVANLRGESLSSGKTETWSGKMLKIPPVSPSILDCSIIRVEYSLMVYVDIPGAINLSLNLPLVIGTIPLHPFGSRTSSVSSQCSMSWLGMGLPERPEAPPSYAEIVTEEQRQSSLDVPAAREELDGPLFAYIHEFRFQPPPLYSEIDPNPHHASRTEERRLNACPSR; encoded by the exons ATGGTGCTAGGAAAGGTAAAGAGCTTCACAGTAAGCTACGACTGTCTCAATGACAGTAATGTTCCCGTTTTCTCCAGCGGGGACTGTGTCTCAGGGAGGGTGATCATCGAAGTCACGGGAGAAATCCGTGTGAAATCTCTCAAAATCCACGCAAAAGGATTTGCAAAAGTTCGTTGGACTGAATCGAGAAATGCTGGATCCAACACTGCCTACACGCAAAACTACACCGAAGAAGTGGAATATCTAAATCACAAAGATATTTTAATTGGGCACGAGAGAG GACTCACCACTATTCATTCAGGAAGACATGAGTATGCATTCAGCCTCGAGCTTCCACAGAC ACCTCTGGCTACCTCTTTTGAAGGGAAGCATGGCAGTGTGCGCTATTGGGTAAAGGCAGAACTCCACAGGCCATGGCTCCTGCCCATGAAGACCAAGAAGGAATTTACAGTCTTTGAGCACATTGACATCAACACTCCATTATTGCTG tcaCCACAGGCCGGCACAAAAGACAAGACACTTTGCTGTTGGTTCTGCACCTCAGGTCCTATTTCCTTAAGTGCCAAAATTGAAAGGAAGGGATACACCCCAG GAGAGTCGATCCAGATCTTTGCCGAGATTGAGAACTGCTCATCCCGCATGGTGGTGCCAAAGGCGGCCATCTACCAGACCCAGACCTTCTATGCCAAAGGGAAGATGAAGGAGGTCAAGCAGCTGGTGGCTAACCTGCGGGGAGAGTCTCTGTCCTCGGGCAAAACGGAGACCTGGAGTGGCAAAATGCTGAAGATCCCACCCGTCTCACCCTCCATCCTAGACTGCAGCATTATCAGAGTGGAATATTCCCTCATG GTATACGTGGACATACCTGGGGCGATAAACCTGTCCCTGAACCTGCCCCTGGTCATCGGAACCATCCCTCTCCACCCCTTCGGCTCCCGTACCTCCAGTGTCAGCAGCCAGTGCAGCATGAGCTGGCTGGGCATGGGTCTGCCTGAGAGGCCTGAAG ctcctccaagCTATGCAGAAATTGTGACAGAagagcagaggcagagcagtCTGGACGTCCCAGCAGCCCGTGAGGAGCTGGACGGGCCTCTCTTCGCCTACATTCACGAGTTCCGCTTCCAGCCTCCCCCTCTGTACTCTGAG ATCGATCCTAACCCACATCATGCCAGCCGTACAGAAGAGCGCAGGCTCAACGCCTGTCCATCACGCTGA
- the arrdc3a gene encoding arrestin domain-containing protein 3a isoform X1, with protein sequence MVLGKVKSFTVSYDCLNDSNVPVFSSGDCVSGRVIIEVTGEIRVKSLKIHAKGFAKVRWTESRNAGSNTAYTQNYTEEVEYLNHKDILIGHERDDDNSEEGLTTIHSGRHEYAFSLELPQTPLATSFEGKHGSVRYWVKAELHRPWLLPMKTKKEFTVFEHIDINTPLLLSPQAGTKDKTLCCWFCTSGPISLSAKIERKGYTPGESIQIFAEIENCSSRMVVPKAAIYQTQTFYAKGKMKEVKQLVANLRGESLSSGKTETWSGKMLKIPPVSPSILDCSIIRVEYSLMVYVDIPGAINLSLNLPLVIGTIPLHPFGSRTSSVSSQCSMSWLGMGLPERPEAPPSYAEIVTEEQRQSSLDVPAAREELDGPLFAYIHEFRFQPPPLYSEIDPNPHHASRTEERRLNACPSR encoded by the exons ATGGTGCTAGGAAAGGTAAAGAGCTTCACAGTAAGCTACGACTGTCTCAATGACAGTAATGTTCCCGTTTTCTCCAGCGGGGACTGTGTCTCAGGGAGGGTGATCATCGAAGTCACGGGAGAAATCCGTGTGAAATCTCTCAAAATCCACGCAAAAGGATTTGCAAAAGTTCGTTGGACTGAATCGAGAAATGCTGGATCCAACACTGCCTACACGCAAAACTACACCGAAGAAGTGGAATATCTAAATCACAAAGATATTTTAATTGGGCACGAGAGAG ACGATGACAACTCTGAGGAAGGACTCACCACTATTCATTCAGGAAGACATGAGTATGCATTCAGCCTCGAGCTTCCACAGAC ACCTCTGGCTACCTCTTTTGAAGGGAAGCATGGCAGTGTGCGCTATTGGGTAAAGGCAGAACTCCACAGGCCATGGCTCCTGCCCATGAAGACCAAGAAGGAATTTACAGTCTTTGAGCACATTGACATCAACACTCCATTATTGCTG tcaCCACAGGCCGGCACAAAAGACAAGACACTTTGCTGTTGGTTCTGCACCTCAGGTCCTATTTCCTTAAGTGCCAAAATTGAAAGGAAGGGATACACCCCAG GAGAGTCGATCCAGATCTTTGCCGAGATTGAGAACTGCTCATCCCGCATGGTGGTGCCAAAGGCGGCCATCTACCAGACCCAGACCTTCTATGCCAAAGGGAAGATGAAGGAGGTCAAGCAGCTGGTGGCTAACCTGCGGGGAGAGTCTCTGTCCTCGGGCAAAACGGAGACCTGGAGTGGCAAAATGCTGAAGATCCCACCCGTCTCACCCTCCATCCTAGACTGCAGCATTATCAGAGTGGAATATTCCCTCATG GTATACGTGGACATACCTGGGGCGATAAACCTGTCCCTGAACCTGCCCCTGGTCATCGGAACCATCCCTCTCCACCCCTTCGGCTCCCGTACCTCCAGTGTCAGCAGCCAGTGCAGCATGAGCTGGCTGGGCATGGGTCTGCCTGAGAGGCCTGAAG ctcctccaagCTATGCAGAAATTGTGACAGAagagcagaggcagagcagtCTGGACGTCCCAGCAGCCCGTGAGGAGCTGGACGGGCCTCTCTTCGCCTACATTCACGAGTTCCGCTTCCAGCCTCCCCCTCTGTACTCTGAG ATCGATCCTAACCCACATCATGCCAGCCGTACAGAAGAGCGCAGGCTCAACGCCTGTCCATCACGCTGA